Below is a genomic region from Alosa alosa isolate M-15738 ecotype Scorff River chromosome 24, AALO_Geno_1.1, whole genome shotgun sequence.
ctgatcccttatcatacctgttcgatcgtactcgtcgctcgacttatcgtgactgaATTCAAGATGGtgtcgaacggtaaaattccttaaggtactgtctgtataaatcgtcttgtaaataagctaactagcgccagattttggagtgcaggggacaagccgagatgggctatgagatatacgttcacactcggtatcatgtttcaacacactttaggtcagtatcacaccggaattctcctttaatatatGTTCTTAGGTAGGCCTAGGTGGTTGGTGCAGGAATTATTCATACCAATGTTGTTATAGTCATAGTGAGTTGCAGGGAAAAACATTGGCCTATATTATGATGGGccaatatattttatatatatatacatatatatatatatatatatatatatatatatatatatatatatatatatatatatataagcaaAATATAtgaaacaaagacaaaacaggCAACAGGAGAATGGGACGGAGAACCAAATACGAAGGGAGAGATTTGTGCAGACGGTGTAGGAGAAAAGTTGGAGGGGCAGTGGCAAAAACAACATGGGAGGATGCGAAATGTGCTGGTGGTGATTGGTGACACTGTGACTGTGGGGAAAGGAGCAACCCAAAACATTAAATAAAGTTCTGGATCACGTCACAGCGGGCCTCAAAACCAGCCATGTAGTGCTGAGGTTGGTCGTCCGGATCACGGCCCCCCTCATCAGCCTCCTCCACCTGCGTGAAGCTGGCCCCCCATGTTATTCATATTGGTGGATACGTTTACCGTATTGTCCATAAAAATGATGTGCACCATTTATTTGGTACTAGACGAGTCTTTTAGATTACATACAGCAGGCCTGTTTCCTGTCTTGGCTCATGCATGACATCCCTTGGTGCCTGCCTGGCCATACATTCGTCAGAAATTCACCACACTACAGTACTTATGGCAATACGGTTTTTAGTAAATTGAGAAATAGATACATGGTAGGGCTTTTAGTTTCTGAAGCCACATTACTCTTACTACAGTCTCAAGAAAAGTATGTTTATGAATATGACAGTATTTGGATCGTTTGGAATTATCTGGGTTTCTGTATAATTAGTCATAAAATGTGATCTGTTGTGCAGATCTGAATCAGTTACCAGGAGCATTTGCTTCCTGCCCAAAGGAGTTCAACCAGTAATGGACAAGGATTCACTTGCCTTTCCCAACAGGACTAATGTATGGgggttttcattcattcatttttgcGCCAATAGCTACTGCTATACTATTGACATAGTTTTACTTTCCATGTGCAATTAATGCAGAATACCACACAATTTCAAAAGAGTTCCcttattatttttgttattgtttttaatgACAACTGTATCCAAAGATTatgggaataataataataataataataataataataataataataaaggctGACGTTAGCTAGCATTCGTTGTTAGCTAACTGAATGAGCTAACTTAGATGATCAGATATGTGTCTTGCCTGATTAGGTTGGTCCACCGAGTTCTTGTCTTTTCATCTGCCGGGAAGCGAAAGAAAGAGCAACTCCCGTTGCTGGAATGGGGCCATTCCGGTAGCCTACAAAACACACAGGGCATCGTTAGCTGTGTGGTTTACTGTGACAGAAGGGCAGACAGAACCCGAGAGTGGAGGGAAAATGTGGTGACTTTAGGTAAGCGACTTGGACTTGTAGTCCGTCTAATTACATATTTTCCATAGCATTTTATTTAACTATGATGAGACAAACTGTGACATTCTTGACATGTAAAATCATGTTTTATTCTGAAAAACATCATATGTATAATCCAAGGCACAAATTGATCGGGACCAGAAAATAGTTTGTTTTTCGTCATTGACcaccattcattttttttttttcgaagacaggtcccatggaggcaaaggGAAGGAGCGGGACTTCGGCTCTCTATTGGCCTGATTTCTccgcttatttcttttcagtggctagagctgatagctgttcattttcacattcacggcatagcacaaacacatatggacctaacatatttttttaaaaaatacaagtaaaaacggttttgtgtggcagggcacctttaaatGGTGTTTTCTCAAAATTAAGTTTCCGTACACTGTGGAGGAGAAATATCCACTTCAGTAAcacttaggcctacataaacTATTAATTACAAATTTCTTCCTATCTGTATTTTGTGTTTGATTAGGGAGGAGTTATGTTTATATATTTTCAATAAGCCTGatcatttctttattttataCCAAAAACATCTGACTAAGTAGTATTTTTTAATGGATGGGATGATAGAGAAACATAGCCACAGTCCCTTCTTTAATTTTGTCTTTCTGTATTGTCTCAACATAATGaaacaatacatttttaatCTGGCTTCATCCAATTTTCAGATTGTGTGTTTTGCAATATATGCAAATTACGGTATGGTACATTTTATGAATAAATGCATAATTTgcatatataaacataaaatctcaaaaacttgtaatacatgtTTTCTTTGGTATGATGTCACTGTTCAACTGGAGAAGTTTCATAGCTAGCTATTAATTGAAAATTTTCCCCTATTCTACTCAATTCACTTAGTGTTGGACACAACTTTGGCCTTaaatctaatatatatatatatatatatatgtttcaCTCCATCTACTGCGGTAGACTTTTAGTATATGATTCAGGAGGGTATTAGGGACCAATAAAAACTATGAGACATTTgcaatttttttgtctttttgggcTAGATTGACTGGCCTAttatatctcgagaaccataggtTGCTCAGACACATGGGTGGGACTCTATCTAATCGGAAGAGTCTTGTGAAGATGCCGGTATGCCCTACCCAAATGTGTGTGGATGGAAACATCTTCCAGCATACAGGAATCACCGGAGAATAAGATTGAAATGTTTGTTTCTTATGCTTTGCTTTTGTATGATTGGATGCATCAGTACAACATGGATATTCCATTATTATGGATTCTTACCGACATTTCAAGACTATTTATGACAGGCTGGGATATTGCCATCCTTGTGTAACCCAGACTAGTGGCACATAGCATTTTGATAAGATGCATAGTgaaattaatcaaattaattttCAAACCTGAAACTTTAAGCCACAAGGCAGAGAATGTTTTGTAATCAAATTATTCAAGTTACTTAATTAAAGCGAAGCCACAAGGCAATCTTTTAATCAAATTATTCTACTTTTCATACACTACTTTCATGATGTTAAATGTatttgaacaaacaaaaatgtatgtaatgtTCAATGATATTACATGCTATTTTATAGTCATTCAGAGTTCACACTGAAAATCCACTCTTCTTTCTAATAGATTAAGTTGGCCCAAATTTCTAGGCCTACGTCTGAAAGCTCTCACATCTGCTTGATGTTGAAGGTGTGGTCAACTAACACAAACGGGAAAcccttaaacacacaaaaatgagGGCTCATGTCTGATTTATCAACTTTGGCTTTATTGAATGGCTGAGGTGTGCACTCAGTCAAGGAGAGTGAAAGCAGAAACAAAGTTTCATAAAGAAGGAATCTCATTCAGAACATACAGTGTGCCATCACGTCTACCTGTTTATACTTTGTATACTACCTATTTATAGCTCTACAGCACCATATGGGATTTGGGATTTAAAAGGATACATACAAAAAGGAAGGCCCAGTGGTCTACTCATCACATATACTTTTCTAGTGAGTCAAGTTAAATGTCTTCTTCATTAGAATAGATGGGAGCTAAAGCCTCTCTTCTCTGCCTTGCTCTCTCCTCCCACTAGCTTTCTCTTTAGCCCTCTTTTCCACTTTTTCCTCTTTAACCCACGATGGTGACATCAGCCTCCCCAGACACCTGTAGAAACAACAGAATTGTGAATAAcggtattatttattattaataaaaaggatgtgtgtatatattacaGTACAAATGAGGAtaaacattcaagctacatagtatcagggttcctacacagtatggaaaacctggaaaagtatggaatttgatggaaaaaagaaacaatggtatggagaaatatttgtgtttccagactattgcatctacagtactaatcacttcactcaggtcataatgaaccattcctactgttgtgtagcttaactgtcagtccACATCATCAAGATACAATTGAATGGGGGTCCTCAGAAAAAAATGTCTCCCACAAGGGAACCCTGGTACCAAAACCAAATCGAGAATCCCTGTTTTATGCAAGTGCCCTACACCATTGTGCACTGGTATGTTTGTGTAGCTCTGCTATTTTCGACTAAAACACTGGTAgacttttttgattttgtaaaagataccaagacatggatactgcattatctgataaactgttattgcaaacaaataatattgtttatggtgatttctgaggcctctggctctgccagcagtgcactagtctccaacatatgtacagtaggctatgcttgTATCTACAGAGAACTAAAAATGTGAGTGCACCTTCCAACACAGCACTTCCTCCAACAAAAAGTATCCAAGGCCTACcaagttaataataaacattattatacagctcttcacaatgctagtagaacgctccattgacaaTATCTAGAATATGGACAGAAAAATGTACAGAGAAGTTTGaaaatttgagtatggaaaaagttGGAAttttttgaaatggaaaaatgTTTGTAGTATGGAAAAAATATTACTTCAAATAACACCAAAAGAGGACTTGAGTgccgaagtgtgtgtgtgtaatttgttCTTGAAACCTGTCTGAGAAAACAGTCCAGGCTGGCCACCAGCTTGGTTGGTCCTACCCTCCATGGTGAGAAGCTTTGGGTCCATGACATGGTGGTACCAGGTGCAATCAATCTGTCAAAACACACTCATATATGAATAACTATTGTGTGTTCATCTCTGCCTGTTACAGTGGCTGCATTTACatggacgttttttttttttctcaatcagATTGAAATGAATCGGATTAAAGATTTCTACTGAACTGTTTACATGAACGCTAAATAAACCGAAAGTGTCCATATAAACGAGGCTACTGTTTCTTTGAAGTTCTGAACATGGTGTCTTGTGACTAAGACTGAGAATATAATTAAATGGGCTTGATAAATTACGATTGTTTTCAGATGCAGCATTTATATGTTCAACACCAGTTCATTATTACTCTTTGAATGGTGTGGAATGAAAGTTTCATAAATCACATGTGAGCCCTGTTGTAAGATGATTTCTGCACTCAGATTTGTACTGTATTCTCTACATTCAATTAATAAATaaggtccagtgtgtgtgtgtgtgtgtcccacctcTGGATCTTGTGGTGAGGCGACATCACTCCAGGCCCCTCCACACGAATGTCTACATCCTTCAGGTCAAACTTAAAGTTATTGGTGAACTCCACAGTCACAAACatctcctccctcactcttgGACTGCCTGATACCtgcatgacagagagagagaaaatgcacTTATAGTTACAGGGGTGAAAAATAGAACGATAAATGGAGTCAAAGAGGAATGAAAAGGAAAGagtggaaggggagagagagatgacagaaaATGTGATGAATCCAAGAGAAAGCAGTTGGAAGATCAACTGATgaggaatgagtgagagagagcttgtTTACACACCTTCACTGTGAGTTTGGGTTTGCGCATGGCGACGGTGAGCATTGCTGTGGCAATCTGGCCCGTCTCTCTGGACTTCCCAGTGACGATGAAGTGCAGGTTGGCCTGTTCCACCAGATTCGTCATGTAGTCGTCAGCACGAACCGCAATCATCTCCCTCGCCACTGTATAACACACCAGGCAGATCTTAACATACATCTCGTTCACTACTCGAATAAACAACAGACCTGAATTTAACACAATTTATACACGGAGACatgtctgaaacacacacatatatatatatacacacacacacaagtctcaCCACTCTTTGGTTCCACAGTGAGGGTGTGTCTCTTGAAGATGACCTCGGAGCTGGGTACACCAGTGTAGTACACCACGGAACCACTGACATAGAGATCAAGTGTGCGGCTCTTCCCACTGAGGTTCTTCAGCTCCACAGTGACCGCAAAGTCATCCCCGACTCTCACCTCTACGGCAGGTAAAATCAGCTCCACGTCGGCCGGTGGGGGATCCACACGTTGCCGCTGACAGCCGTACAACTCCGCCTTTTCCAGCACTGTCCGCTCTTCAGCGCTGCCTGCAGGAAAACAGAGGTAAGTGCCAGTAGAAGGCGAAGGAGCAGTACCAGAAATGTACACCAGAGGGCATAAAAGATCACATCTTTCCCTGAAGCAAAGGAGTGTTCAAAATGTGAGAAAATTTTGAAACAAACTAACAATGGGGTGTGACAATGCAAATGGAACCATGCAGCAAGCAAATACCAATTCACACTGCAAGTACTAATGTGGAAGTAGTACCTGTATTGTACACCAGAgcacagagagcagagcagaacattgagcattgaaaataagggagatttcccggatTTCGCACCCAAAATACAGGAAAAATTAAACATTCGTCTTTCTGTTGCTCTCCCTCTGCTGAGAGCAAGAATTCAGACTACAAAACTGCTAACATGAGGATAATTGGCTGATAGGTGGAGGTGCAATGTGTTTTGACCAAaggatgtctgtctatcatcatttCAATGCTTTTAAAACACCTGTTttgctggaagggcaagggtgtAGCAAAAGGACAACAGTACAAACACTGACAGGTCTGCTGGTAGGGCTAATATTATGAGATTAAAATGATCAAGTTCATTTAACCTTTTAGAACAGGCTGCAGGTTTTCAGCAATATCCATGTCAGGCTTTGTGATTTTAGTGGTCTTACCCTCGGGGAACTTGTAAGCCTCAGTGatttcacggcggccattgGTACCAATAGCTTTAGTTAGAACCAGGCGACCAACATGCTTTGTGTTCTTTCGCACCGGAATCAATGTTCCATCACGGTTTCGCTGGTAGAACACCACATCACTGTTCACCTACAGTAAGGAACACAATTTATTTTTGTTGACCAAATCCATAGTAATGTTGGTCCTACTCACAACTAAAACTAACCCATAAAAAAGGCTTGAACTTTGAGCTAACTTTGAAACATTTAGGATTATATAAGAATATTTAAAAATGATCTTGATATTGTGGCATTGTTTTCTAACCTCTGCAAACACAAATGGGGAATCAAATGGGTAGCAGATCATGCCGTGTTTTATAGCATGGACCGATGCAGGGCCACACCTGTACATGCCTGTAGACCACATaataacatacacacaatgaAAGCAAGTGTCATATGACTCATAATATTTGTTACAAATCTATGAAGTTAGTTGCAAAGAAAAACGCATTGGGATTATTTATTTGGGTAATGATTTgtgcatctctctgtgtgttgtgtatgcgtGAGTTTGTGTGTTACCATCACTAGTTTCCTGAGGTGTAGAATCCACCACCTGCCAACCCCCAAAGCCGTCAGGGAGGTCAGGACGTGTCATGTAGCACTCATTCCAGCAGTGGTAGTTCctgatgatacacacacacacacacattcaggaacACAGAGTAAGCTGGTATGGAGTGTAAATGATAGTGGCCTTTGAAGTTATGTGACAACATCAGCATATTTTGGGAAGTTCCACCAATTAAAATTGCCACAGGACTGTGGTGATGTAGTGGTTAATGAGGGGTTATGCCTATCCAGGTTACCAGATGGAATCCTTGGTGCGATCCCGGTCCACTTTCCCATTCTCATCCAGGATGATGTCCATCTTTAGGTTGCCATCATTGTCATGGGCAGAGAAGAAGTTGGTCACCACCCTGGCAGGAATCCCCAGGCAGCGCAGGACTGAAGCAATACAAGACAGGATCAGACTAGAAACTATCTAGACCAGAGAGGATCAGGATCAGACTAGAGATCTAAACCAGACTAGAGAGGATCAAGACTAGACTAGAGATTAtctagactagactagagagGATCAGGACAAGATTAGTCTTAGGCAGGACCAGGACAAGTTTAGACTTAGACTTGTCCTAGACCAGAAAGGATCAGAACCCATCAAGACAGGACTATAGTTCTATACCTATATGTATAGAACTAGACATGATCAAAATTAGATGAGAG
It encodes:
- the f13a1b gene encoding coagulation factor XIII A chain, with translation MSDAQTPERHQRLQVGSRGRSVAPSATSNADVEDVPEFESFEGMIVPRGPGFLAAFLDIWDLDVMKDRRDVNKQQHNTVAYANDNLIVRRAQEFQIKLTFNRAYNPLRMPSSKLYSSSIPLGGSPQASKGTYIPVFPSEERNKSWKGRIVDTNDNVLTMGITPTPDSIVGKYRLYVAVQTPYGIRRTKRDPSLDVYVLFNPWAKEDAVYLEDEAEREECVMNEVGIVYHGAYDDISERNWNFGQFEFGILDACLFIMDKGELPITNRGDPVKISRKASAMLNCRDDDGVLVGNWSGDYMYGVAPTSWTGSVEILLNYGNGGVPVCYAQCWVYAAVFNTFLRCLGIPARVVTNFFSAHDNDGNLKMDIILDENGKVDRDRTKDSIWNYHCWNECYMTRPDLPDGFGGWQVVDSTPQETSDGMYRCGPASVHAIKHGMICYPFDSPFVFAEVNSDVVFYQRNRDGTLIPVRKNTKHVGRLVLTKAIGTNGRREITEAYKFPEGSAEERTVLEKAELYGCQRQRVDPPPADVELILPAVEVRVGDDFAVTVELKNLSGKSRTLDLYVSGSVVYYTGVPSSEVIFKRHTLTVEPKSVAREMIAVRADDYMTNLVEQANLHFIVTGKSRETGQIATAMLTVAMRKPKLTVKVSGSPRVREEMFVTVEFTNNFKFDLKDVDIRVEGPGVMSPHHKIQRLIAPGTTMSWTQSFSPWRVGPTKLVASLDCFLRQRTAAGNRMDQNAELQQLRERMARLQAENERLSGSQGDDAGGSGP